From a region of the Stenotrophomonas sp. BIO128-Bstrain genome:
- a CDS encoding LysR family transcriptional regulator gives MRYGPESLHAFVEAAALGSFSAAARRLKKTQSTISTAIATLEADLGLTLFDRSGRYPVLTEDGRKVLGHAQEILAAADRLEQLSIRLADEVEPRLTLVFSDIYQLNPDQHLLQRFEQRFPDIELEWLDAEGHDVLEVVQRGRAQLGLIPHQPSYPSELAVRALPLRAEMAVFVAAAHPLAAVATPEESHLARHRQICLSGDACREGHARGRTWSASDYLMVLEMAEDGFGWAELPRALVTRYGRGMLVELPLPGWPRLVSTDAVWRKGAPLGPAALWLLDQFLGAANA, from the coding sequence ATGCGTTATGGCCCTGAATCCCTGCACGCGTTCGTCGAGGCCGCGGCCCTCGGCTCGTTCTCCGCCGCCGCACGCCGTTTGAAGAAGACCCAATCCACCATCAGCACCGCGATCGCCACGCTGGAAGCGGATCTGGGCCTCACCCTGTTCGATCGCAGTGGTCGTTACCCGGTGCTGACCGAAGACGGCCGCAAAGTGCTCGGCCATGCGCAGGAAATCCTGGCCGCCGCCGACCGCCTCGAGCAGCTCAGCATCCGCCTGGCCGACGAGGTCGAACCGCGCCTTACCCTGGTGTTCTCGGACATCTACCAGCTCAATCCCGACCAGCATCTGCTGCAGCGGTTCGAGCAACGCTTCCCGGATATCGAACTTGAGTGGCTGGATGCCGAAGGCCACGACGTGCTCGAGGTGGTGCAGCGCGGGCGCGCCCAGCTCGGGCTGATCCCGCATCAGCCGTCCTATCCTTCCGAACTGGCGGTACGCGCCCTGCCCCTGCGTGCGGAGATGGCGGTATTCGTGGCCGCCGCTCACCCGCTGGCCGCCGTGGCCACGCCGGAGGAATCGCACCTGGCCCGTCATCGCCAGATCTGCCTGAGCGGCGACGCCTGCCGTGAGGGCCACGCACGCGGGCGGACGTGGTCCGCCTCGGACTACCTGATGGTGCTGGAGATGGCCGAGGACGGCTTCGGCTGGGCCGAACTGCCGCGCGCGCTGGTCACGCGCTACGGCCGGGGCATGCTGGTGGAGCTGCCCCTGCCGGGCTGGCCACGGCTGGTTTCCACCGATGCGGTGTGGCGCAAGGGTGCGCCGCTGGGGCCGGCCGCGCTGTGGTTGCTGGATCAGTTCCTGGGGGCGGCCAACGCGTAA